From the Eschrichtius robustus isolate mEscRob2 chromosome 3, mEscRob2.pri, whole genome shotgun sequence genome, the window CTGGTTTGTCTcataataatctttttttctggGAGACTATCTATAGGGTCAGGGAGAATGCAGAAACAGCTGTACTAGGAGCATCCTTGAGACTTGGGGAACTGGAGCTGAAGGAAGACTGGCAGGATGAAGAATTCCCTAGGTGAGGAAGTATGAGCGAGGCTGGGAAAAGGGAAGGCTGGTCACAAATGGAGGGCAGCTATGGTAAATTGGGACTTGAAGGAAAGAggtggggaaaagaaagaagaggtgaTAACTTCATGGCGGGGAGATGGGATTGATAAGTTGATACCAGCTTAATGCCTTTAGCCTGTATTTCTTCCCCCTTTTCATCTTTTCCCCTCTAGATTGCTTCCTGAAGAGGCTGACCCTTCTGGAGATCCTCATAATCCTGAAAGAGACTCACAGGCAGGTACGTAAATTAGAACCCAGGCCTCCCTGATTCTGGTCCAGGGAAGGGTTATGCCACCCTATCCCTTTGCGGTTCTACTTCCCAAATGTCCCGTGTTAGTCCTTCTTTAGGATTCACCCCATATTATCACTTACATAGACAGGAATTCTAACATCCCCCACCAACACAAAcccatctttctcttctttttttttccctgctccAAACCCAGGAACCCCCAGCACTTTAGCCCCGTGTGGCCAGCGCCCCATGCGTAAGCGTCTTTGTGCCCCAGAGTTGCGACTGAATCTGACTAAGGGGCCTGGAGATAACGGAGCTTCTCCCACCcactctgtaccttcctctcctgATGGCAGTTCTGACCTGGAGGTAGACGAGTTGGAGACACCTTCAGACTCGGAGCAGCTGGACAGTGGACATGAATTTGAACGGGAAGGTGGGAAAGAAAGCTGAAGACTGAGCTGGTAGAAGTAGAGGCCAGTGTTAAAAAAGCTCAGGATGGATTTAATGGGACTGAAGTTAGAACTAATAAGGTGGGGACCAAGAGGTAAGACCAGCAAAATTTCCTCAGAATGGAAAGGTAGAGCTTATTGGTCCAATGTGAGAGTAGTCAGTATAGGGGGAGAAGGGGGTACTTCATTTATTGAGGGAAATTTTATTGAATAACTGTTATATTGCTATCATTGAGCTAGAACTGagttataaagatgaataagataatCCCTACCCTCAGGGAATTCTCTGTTTAGTAtgaaataaacacatatacaaataaatgCAGTTAAAGGTTATGATCTACATGTGTATAGGGTACAGTGTAAGCAGGGAGAAGGCAAAGGTCAGTTCCACCTGAGAGGTGTTAAGAAAGACTTCACAGAGGATGCCATTCTGAGCTTATCAGGTAATTGGAGAGGCATTCTAGGTGGAAGAAGCAAATTGGGCAATAGCATGGCATGGTGGGGAATTCAGAGTATTAAGTATGACTATTTAGGTATTAAGGAAAACTTTGTTTCTTCTCTACTCACAGCACTTTTGACACCAAATGTATGGGTTTTCCCCACACCGACCAATTCTCCAACTCTCCAGACACAAattgggtgtcctacaattcagtcACGACACTTAACTGGAGTTAGCACAGAcaccacaggttaagggctcaccCACAAGACTGCCCCAGACTTCAGACACCAATCACACGTCCAGGTTGTCTCCTGTGCTTCTGACCGACAGGTGATAAATCAGAGGTGCCTgccaccccctcctcaggtttgataatgtgctaaaacagctcacagaacttggggaaacagtttacttactagattacagGTTTATTATAGGAGGATACAGATCAGGAACAACCAGAAGGAAGCAATACATAGGACAAGTTATGTGAAAGGGGGTGTGGAGCTCCGTGggtgcaccaccctcccagcacctccatgtgttcaccaacgcAGAACCTCTCAGAACCCCTTCAGTTAGGGttttttttatggaggcttcatatGTAGGTATGATTGATTGAATCACTGACCATTAGTGATTTAGCACAACCTccagtctctctcccctcctcagaGGTCAGAGGGTAAAAGTTCCAAACCTCTAATCATGTGGTTGGTTGGCCTGGCAACCAGCCACTCATCCACAGAAGTTTtccaaagtcacctcattaacataaacttctgtggttgaaaggggcttgttatgaataggAAAAGATACCTCTTTAACCTTTATCATCAGGAGCTGTTTTAGAAGCCaggaacaaaaccaaaatatatattattatatcacagaatataatatatattctgtgGCTGGGAGGTGAAGAGAGAGAATGACAAAAGACTGTTAAGTAGGCAAGGGTTAAATCATGGAGGTCCTTGCTGCCACATTGAGTTTAGATTTTATCCTGTAGGCAATGGGGAGTCCCTTGAATGGTTTTAATCAAGGGACTAACATGATCAGATTTGATGGCTTTCAAAagattgaaaacaacctaaaggtccatAAATAGGATGTTAGTTCTACAATATTGcagtacatccataccatggaatactaaaTACTAGGCACTATTTTTTAAGATGAAgcagttctttttatttctatggaaAGATCATGCAAAATTAGTGAGTATAGTATattgtattttatgtatattgcCATTTGAGtgaaaaagggagagaagaaaagaaaccttGCTCCAGCAGTGGTGTAAAGGGTAGACTGGAGGAAaacagacaagaggcagggagACGAGTTAGGAGGCTAGTACTAAGGCCAGATGAGAAAGGCTCAGAACCTGTACCGGGACACTAATAGTGGAAAGAATGATAAAAGGATATAATGGAGATAGATGGAGGAGGATCTGGGGTCCTGTTGGCTTGACGGCTGGTAGAGAAGAAAGAGTCTCTGTTGACAAAGAGTTTTCTCTCTCAGGAAACTAGATGGATGGTGTCATTCATCAAGAAAGAAtatgagagagaggaggaagagaatgagTTTGAGTTGCACTTGGAGTCTGGTGACTTGGAgatgacagagaaacacaaaataGTGATGTCCACTCTAGGCATTTAGGGATATGGGTCTGGTGGTAGGAGAGAAGTCTGGGTTAGAAAGGAATCATCGCCTTACTGGCAGTAATTGAAGACATGGGAATAAACGAGCTCACCCAAGGAAGGAAAAGCATGGGcagaaagaatctggaaaaatggCAAGGGCCATCAACCTACCATAGTGTAAGGTTACCTCCAGGCCATTGTCTAGTGAAAAAGTGAAGATAATGAGTCAGGAAAGAGAAACCAGCAAGGGGTTGGGTTGATCGGACAAACTAGGGCTAGAGTCATGGGTAAAAAATGAGGAATTAGATGTTGAGGTAATAAACTCTAAGAATCTGAGGAACTTACAAGATACTGAAGGTATGTATTCTGCCTTGTTGATCCTTCCCCATCCCTCTTTTTTAGATGAGCTGCCCCAGGCAGAGGGCCTGGGGGCCAGTGAGGCAGCTGAAAGGCTGGGCCAGGGTTGTATGTGGGATGTGGCTGGAGAAGACGGTCATTGCTGGAGGGTGTTCCGAACAGGACAGCGGGAGCAGCGAGTGGACATGACCGTCATTGAGCCCTATAAGAAAGTCCTATCTCATGGAGGTAATGGAGGGGTAAGAACTGTGACTTCTTAAGTAAAATGCCGAAGCTGGAAATTCAGTTATGGGTTCAGAATCCTTCCTGCAACTTCTAGATACCCTCAGAGTCTCTCAACCTAAACAGATGTACTGTCCATCAATacttatttgttgactgaatgagttttccccttctcctccccaggCTACCATGGTGATGGCCTCAATGTTGTCATCCTCTTTGCTTCCTGTTATCTACCCAGAAGCAGCATCCCCGACTACACCTATGTCATGGAACACTTGTTTAGGTGAGGTGGAAGGCTTAAAGTGCTCCAGAGTGGATGTTAGAGAGGGAAACATTCAAAAGAACCCCTTCTCTGATCAGTAACTGACTGTAGAGTCTACAGTAATGTGCCTCTCACTCCCCACAACCCCAAACGCATACCTTCCCTGACAATTTCATCTCCCCAGGTATATGGTGGGTACTCTGGAGCTGCTGATAGCTGAAAATTATCTGCTTGTTCACCTGAGTGGAGGCACAAGTAGGGCCCAAGTTCCACCTCTGAGCTGGATACGCCAGTGTTACCACACCCTGGATCGCCGGTGAGCCTCTAGGACAAGAGGGCTACCATGCTCtatcttatctt encodes:
- the BNIPL gene encoding bcl-2/adenovirus E1B 19 kDa-interacting protein 2-like protein isoform X1 produces the protein MGTVQEEGEKTLDLRLLPEEADPSGDPHNPERDSQAGTPSTLAPCGQRPMRKRLCAPELRLNLTKGPGDNGASPTHSVPSSPDGSSDLEVDELETPSDSEQLDSGHEFEREDELPQAEGLGASEAAERLGQGCMWDVAGEDGHCWRVFRTGQREQRVDMTVIEPYKKVLSHGGYHGDGLNVVILFASCYLPRSSIPDYTYVMEHLFRYMVGTLELLIAENYLLVHLSGGTSRAQVPPLSWIRQCYHTLDRRLRKNLHALVVVHATWYVKAFLTLLRPFISSKFTRKIRFLNSLGELAQLISLDQVHIPEAVRRLDQDLHGSGGT
- the BNIPL gene encoding bcl-2/adenovirus E1B 19 kDa-interacting protein 2-like protein isoform X2, which produces MRKRLCAPELRLNLTKGPGDNGASPTHSVPSSPDGSSDLEVDELETPSDSEQLDSGHEFEREDELPQAEGLGASEAAERLGQGCMWDVAGEDGHCWRVFRTGQREQRVDMTVIEPYKKVLSHGGYHGDGLNVVILFASCYLPRSSIPDYTYVMEHLFRYMVGTLELLIAENYLLVHLSGGTSRAQVPPLSWIRQCYHTLDRRLRKNLHALVVVHATWYVKAFLTLLRPFISSKFTRKIRFLNSLGELAQLISLDQVHIPEAVRRLDQDLHGSGGT